A genomic stretch from Helianthus annuus cultivar XRQ/B chromosome 1, HanXRQr2.0-SUNRISE, whole genome shotgun sequence includes:
- the LOC110876389 gene encoding protein FAR1-RELATED SEQUENCE 5, with product MKAAISEVFTDSRHRLCMWHIMKKLPTKIAGDLLQNSELRALIHRLVWSIHMKPSTFETRWQLLMEEYGLQDHDWLNDMYSIRDQWVPAYFRDIPMCCLMKTTSRCESSNSSFKVNSSSANTLVQFMLCYETRIDNQRYRQRVAEFKTSSSVFMDSTDLAIEKHAFELYTYAIFTEVRKEIYKGKLFCYIVNTEDCDDVCVYYVNQLDKRNNATNTFTVKLELRNQSVSCSCNNFIRIGYLCRHIFCVYRVNKIEKIPAQFVVKRWSRDVLPKSLFSIESRYGVDTRPQAAARSQILEIVTECVDALRSDVGGLSSFVEQIKELKCKLLNGGPVDDEANNDNYVAVELLLGVSLDGDVTLNNPDGIRNKGRGKRR from the exons ATGAAAGCTGCCATTTCAGAGGTTTTCACAGACTCTCGGCACCGCCTTTGCATGTGGCATATTATGAAGAAACTTCCCACCAAG ATTGCTGGAGACCTGTTACAAAACTCTGAGCTAAGAGCATTGATACATCGTTTGGTGTGGAGTATTCACATGAAGCCATCTACATTTGAGACGCGTTGGCAACTTTTGATGGAGGAATATGGGTTACAAGATCACGACTGGTTGAATGACATGTACTCAATTAGGGACCAATGGGTACCTGCCTACTTCCGTGATATCCCAATGTGTTGTCTGATGAAGACTACATCAAGATGTGAAAGCTCTAACTCAAGCTTCAAGGTCAACTCTTCTAGTGCTAACACATTAGTTCAGTTCATGCTATGTTACGAAACTAGGATAGACAATCAGCGTTACAGGCAACGTGTTGCAGAGTTTAAAACTTCATCTAGTGTATTCATGGACAGTACTGACTTAGCTATTGAGAAGCATGCTTTTGAGTTGTATACATATGCAATTTTCACAGAAGTAAGAAAAGAGATATACAAGGGGAAGCTGTTTTGTTACATTGTAAACACGGAGGATTGTGATGATGTTTGTGTTTACTATGTGAATCAGTTGGACAAACGTAACAATGCAACCAACACATTCACG GTTAAACTTGAGTTGAGAAATCAGTCGGTCTCTTGTTCATGCAACAACTTCATCCGTATTGGATATCTGTGTAGGCACATTTTTTGTGTTTACCGGGTAAACAAAATTGAAAAAATCCCGGCCCAGTTTGTTGTTAAGCGTTGGTCTAGGGACGTGCTTCCTAAAAGTTTATTTTCTATTGAGAGTCGATATGGCGTTGACACTCGTCCACAAGCTGCTGCGAGAAGTCAGATTCTTGAGATCGTAACTGAATGTGTAGACGCATTAAGAAGTGATGTTGGAGGACTTTCTTCTTTCGTTGAGCAGATAAAGGAACTGAAATGCAAATTACTAAATGGAGGACCAGTTGATGACGAAGCCAACAATGATAACTATGTTGCTGTTGAATTATTGCTTGGTGTTTCTTTAGATGGGGATGTAACTCTCAACAATCCAGACGGGATCAGGAACAAAGGACGCGGCAAACGCCGATGA
- the LOC110876390 gene encoding protein FAR1-RELATED SEQUENCE 5 — translation MADSNSQQHRTVAGGTGTPNLNDDTGSPLNVVPHNLSLHFAFNEDEDALVESRVTQDPEPISSELPASLLNQNGPNDDEDGVQDCTFTQLLSTGVHADEEFYVHHTPNGTRIWCPNVPIVLKPVVGSVYETWKDVFTMYKDYAVYSGFSIRKGQTKRWKGFVTHQYIRCTKYSKPQIKRKTDTLEQSTLSIRQSNFTVTDCKASILVKFCEGSSTCTVVRFHEHHNHPFVERFNRDLSRISRKLPFASKQFIHNMSLNRIGPIVSHRVLVSLMGGHHNVRGTPTDFKNWSQSVRLYIGDRDAQLVIDRLKERSESLPDFYHEFVVEKGQLRSIFWADEISKINYEVFGDVLAFDATYHTNKYSMIFVPFTGVDNHKKCVTFGAGLLFQ, via the exons ATGGCTGATTCGAACAGCCAACAACATCGAACTGTCGCCGGTGGTACGGGGACACCCAACCTCAATGATGATACTGGTTCACCCTTAAATGTTGTCCCACATAATCTTTCACTTCattttgcatttaatgaagatgaagatgcatTGGTTGAGAGTAGAGTTACACAAGATCCTGAACCTATTTCTTCAGAGCTTCCAG CCTCACTTCTGAATCAAAATGGCcctaatgatgatgaagatggtgtTCAGGATTGTACTTTTACACAGTTGCTATCCACAG GTGTTCATGCGGACGAGGAATTTTATGTTCACCACACACCGAATGGCACTAGAATATGGTGTCCTAATGTTCCTATTGTTTTAAAGCCTGTTGTTGGTTCTGTATATGAAACGTGGAAGGATGTGTTCACTATGTACAAGGACTATGCTGTGTATTCTGGGTTTTCTATTCGTAAGGGGCAAACCAAGAGATGGAAGGGGTTTGTCACTCACCAGTACATAAGGTGTACTAAATATTCAAAACCACAGATTAAGCGTAAAACTGATACTTTGGAGCAGTCAACCTTGAGTATCAGGCAAAGTAACTTCACAGTGACAGATTGCAAGGCTAGTATACTGGTTAAGTTTTGCGAGGGCAGCTCTACGTGCACAGTGGTACGGTTCCATGAGCACCATAACCATCCATTTGTTGAGCGTTTTAATCGTGACCTAAGTAGGATTTCAAGGAAACTACCCTTTGCATCCAAACAGTTTATCCATAACATGAGTTTGAACAGAATTGGTCCAATTGTTTCTCACAGAGTTTTAGTGTCCCTGATGGGTGGACATCACAATGTACGTGGCACGCCAACTGATTTTAAGAACTGGAGCCAGTCGGTTAGGCTTTATATTGGTGATCGTGATGCGCAACTTGTTATAGATCGTCTCAAAGAAAGATCTGAGAGCTTACCAGACTTTTACCATGAGTTTGTTGTTGAGAAAGGGCAATTGAGATCGATTTTTTGGGCAGACGAAATTTCCAAGATAAACTATGAGGTGTTTGGGGATGTGTTAGCTTTTGATGCGACTTATCACACTAACAA GTACAGCATGATTTTTGTTCCTTTCACTGGTGTTGATAATCATAAAAAATGTGTGACATTCGGTGCTGGCTTGCTATTTCAATGA